Part of the Mycolicibacterium mengxianglii genome is shown below.
GGTGCCGTTACCGACCAACCGCTGGACCTGTTCGAGCGGATCGTTGCGCTTCCACGCCGGGTCCCACGGGGCCCCCCACATGTTGTCGACGTTGTAGCCGCCGGCGTCGAGCATCGCGACGCGGATGGCCTGCTTCATGAACGGTGTCGACGGATTGAGGAAGCCCGACAGTGACGCGGCGTAGCGGAATTGGCCGGGGTGATAGGCGGCCAGGATCAGCGCCGCACCACCGGACATCGACAGTCCGACGACGGCATTGCCGTTCGGGGAAACGTCCTTTGCCGACGCCAGATAGGTAGGGAGCTCGCTGGTGAGGAACGTCTCCCATTTATAGGTGTAAGGCTGATTGTTGAAGTTCGACGGCGAGTACCAATCGGAGTAGAAACTCGACTGGCCGCCGACCGGCATCACGGTCGCGATTCCGGAGTCGCTGAACCACTCGAAAGCGGCGGTGTTGATGTCCCAGCCGCTGTAGTCGTCCTGAGCGCGCAGCCCGTCGAGCAGGTACACGGCCTTGCTCGGGTTCGGTGCCCCGGGCGCAGCGCCCTGGAACTGCACCCGCACATTGCGCCCCATCGCCGCGGAGTACACGTCGAGGTACTCGACCGGCAGTCCGGGCCGGGAGAACGCCGCCGCGGTCGGTGTGCTCACCAGCGCGGGTAGCAGCAGAATCGCACCTGCGGCAGCGGCGAGCTTCATCGCCCACTTCATCACGACCAGCTCACCGTCCGTTCTCTTCCAGCCCTGGTTGTCACAGCATCGTTTCCGTGGCACAGCTCGCGGTGGTGACCACTCATGACTGGGTATCGCCGCGAGAACACCGCGACGTTACCGACCAGGGCTCGCGTCAGCTAACAATCAGCCAACAGCTACGGCCCCGATGCCGGTAAGCCAGTGTAAGGGGTGACACCCAGATCGGGCTCATCCAGCCCGCAGCGCAGCAGCTCGTACGCGGGCACGCGGTCGATCCGATACTGGGTGTACTGGTACGCATGAACCAGGTTCGACAGGAACTTGCGCGGCCCCAGCGGGTCCCGGACCGACGCCAGCACGGCCTCGGTCGCCGGGCACTTCAGCGCCGCCTCGGCCTGCTTGATCCACCTCTCATCGACGTAGCTGGGGATCCAGTCCTTGTCCTTGAGGAACGGGCCCTCGGCGATCGCCCAGTCCGGGTAGAGGTTCTTGTCGTGGCCGATCCGACCGTCTTCGAGCCGTTGGGTGTGAGCCGCCAGCGGGTTCGCCAGACCGATCTGATCGATGACCCGCACGTCGAGTCCGACGTTCATCGACGTCATGCCCATGTTGGTGAAAAACACTGTGTGCGGGCCGATTCGGGCCCGCGCCTCGGCCTCGGTCATCCCCGGTGGGGGCGGATACGCGGGCACGACATCCCACACGTCGTAGTTGCCCGCGGGCAGTAGCAGCGCCCCGTCCGGCGTGTTCTCGATGGCGACGAGCATCGACCTCATCCGCGGGTAATCGAGGTAGTCCGCCGCGGTCAGCGGGTGCGCCTTACCGGTGGCCTGGGCGTAGAAACGGCGTTCGTCGACGATGCCGGTGTAGGTGACGCGGGTGGCGTCCTTACCCATGCCGGGCGAGTTCGCGGCCCACAGCGACCAGCCGATCACGGCCACCCACAGCACGGCGGTGACGCCGGCCAGCGCGTAACCCGCCTCGCGGGACACGGTGGATCTCCGCGTCGAAAGTGACTGCTGCGACGCTGAGGGTTCGGGGAGGAGCAGCGGGATGACCGAGACCGGGGCGAGTACACAGAACACCGGTGCCAGCAAAACCCGGCCATGCATGAAGTCACCGCCCTGCCGGACCCAGTAAATGCCTTGGAGCAGGCCACTGACGAGGAAGAAAATTACGATCGCGGTGGGGCTCTGCACCGTCCGGGCAAGCCGTCCGTAGCCGCGGGGGGTGTCACCACGGACCCCGGACGTCCGCGTCCTGCCGACCAGGAGGACCGCGCCGAGTGCCACCAGAAGAAGAGCCGGAATCCACAGCAGGTAGGGCTGATTGAAATTGGTCAGATAGACCCACCCCTGCGACCACTTGGCGCCCGAGGCGTCCTTGGCCACGGCGGTGCCCGGCACGATCAGCGCGTAATAGCCCATCCGGAAGATCTGGTAGCCCACCGGCAGCAGGCCGCCCGCGAGCACGATCAGCAGCCGGGTACGCCAGCTCCGCGCGGCGACGAGCATCAGTACCAGCGCCGCCCCGCCGATCAGGGCGAGTTCCGGGCGGACTAGCACCGACAGCCCCGCGACGAAGGACAGCGCCGCGGTGAACCGCGGCCCGGCGGCATCCCCGGCCGCGCTCCCCCGCGCTGCCGCGGTGCGGGGCGCCTGGGCCCAGCAGACCAGCATCCACCAGAGCAGACCCAGGTAGCTCAGGACCAGGCCGTTCTCCAGACCGGAAGTGGCGAAGTCCCGCGCCGGCGGGATCGCGATGTACACCAGCACTCCAGCAGGCAGCAGCAGCGCCCGCCGGCCCTGCAGGCTGATCGCGTACAGCCGCGCGGTGCCGAGCATCACCAGGACCACGCCGGCCACGCTGAGCACGAGTGCCAGGACGAGCACAACATATTCGAGCCGCACCGGCCCGCTGACCAACGCGCCGACGTACGTCAGGTAGGTCCACAACGTGGAGGTGTTGGCCTCAACGCGTTCGCCCGCATTGAAGACCGGGCCGTTGCCCGCCAGCAGGTTGCGCACGGTCCGCAGCACGATGAGGCCGTCGTCGGCAATCCACCGCCGCTGCCAGGCTCCCCATCCGAACAGCGCGGCCACCACGACGACGCCCACCCACAGGCTGATCCGCGCCGGGCGCGCGCTCGGATCAGTTGAGGACGGCCGCGGCACCGATCGATCCGATCCACGCCAACGCCAGGAACTGCAGCACGCGGTCACGCAACGCGATGTCCTCCGGTTCGCCGGCCTGCCCGCCGTCGATATCGATGGCGTATCGCAGGATCGCGATGGTGAACGGGACCATCGACACCGCGAACCACGACCCGCCCCCGCCGTCGCGCTCGAAGGCCCACAAGCCGTAGCAGAGCACCACCGAGGTGGCCGCCAACGTCCACACGAAGCGCAGGTAACTGCTGGTGTAGCTCTCCAGGGACTTGCGAATCTTGGCGCCCGTGCGTTCGGCCAGCTGCAGTTCGGCATACCGCTTGCCCGCGGCCATGAACAGCGAGCCGAAGGCCATCACCAGCAGGAACCACCGCGACAGCGGGATGTCGGCGGCGACGCCACCGGCGATCGCGCGGATCAGGAAGCCGGACGACACGATGCAGATATCAAGCACCGCTTGATGTTTGAGCCCGAAGCAGTAGGCCAGCTGGATGACGATGTAGACCGCCATCACCAGTGCCAGATTGGGGGCGGTGAACCACGAGATCGCCAGCGACGCCACGCCGAGCACGACGGACAGGACGTAGGCCAGGTTCTCCGGCACCACGCCGGCGGCGATCGGACGGAAACGCTTCGTCGGGTGCGCCCGGTCGGCTTCGACGTCGCGGGCATCGTTGACGAGGTAAACGCAGGACGCCGCCAGGCAGAAGACCACGAAGGCGATCCCGACCCTGGTCAGGACTTCCAGGTAGTCGTAGCGGACGTCGCCGCCGAGCGCTGCCAGCGGCGCAGCCAGCACCAGGAGGTTCTTCACCCACTGCCGGGGCCGCACCGCCTTGACGATGCCGGACGCGAGGTTCTTGGGCGGCCCGGCGACCGGTGCTGCTTCTTCACTCACGAGCCCGACTCCTTCATGCGGCGACCGATCCGAGAGGTGAGCGTAGCCACCACGCCGCCGACGGCCACACCGGTGGCCACGTCACTGGGGTAGTGCACACCGAGCACCAGGCGCGACAGCACCATCGGCGGCACGATCACCGCGGGCAGCGGCAGTCCGGAGGCCTTGCCGAGCAGCACAGCCGCGGCGGTACTGGAGGTGGCATGTGCGGACGGGAAACTCAGCTTGCTCGGCGTGCCGACGTTCACCGCGATGGCGGGATGGTCGGGTCTGCGCCTACCGACGGCCAGCTTGATCGCAATGGCGGCGGCGTGCGCTGCCAACGCCCCGACCCCCGCGGTGACATATGCCCGTCGATTCTGGGGTCGCAACACCGCACCCAGCGCGGCGAGGGCGAGCCAGCCCTGGGCGTGTTCACCGAAGTGCGACAGCGCGGTCGCAGCCGGCAGTACCCCGGGCCGCGGGGCCAGCGCCGACTGAATGGCTACCAGCAGCGCGTCTTCGCCTGCGGGTGGCACCAGCACCGGAGGCGCTTCCGGTATACCGGCCTCAGGCATTGCTGGCTTCGGGGCTGGAGTCCAGCAGCACCGTCTCCCACTTCTGCTTGCTGGTGAGCACCGGAAGCGCGGCACGGTACTCGCGGCGCATGCGGTTGAACTTGCGGGCGAGGCGCGCTTGGCGTTTCACCGACTCCGAGAGCAGGGTGAACATCTTTTCCCGATCGCGCTGCCGGTAGACCACACCGCGTCCGTCGGCGGTGGTGACGGTGACCCCGTCCACCCGGCACAGGGAGAACCATCGGGCGTCCTGGGTGGCGACGTTGATCTGCGGGCGCCGGTGATGCTCGGGATCCTGCTCGGTGAGCTGGTGTAGCACGCCCCGGGCCAGCCGCCAGGAGATGGCCGCCGGGCCGGTCGGGATGGTCACCTTCCTGCGCCACCGCTTGTCAGAGGGCGCGGGCAGCGCCGTCGCGCTCGGCAGCACCACGGCGTCGGGGTACTGCTGGCGCATGCTGCGCACGTCGGGCAGTGCGGATTCCAGGATGGAGAAGATGTGCTCCGGCCCCGCCAGGAAGTCGTCCATCGCCTTGTTCTGGATGGCGACCGTCGAATACTCAAGGCAGAGAAGGTGTTTGAAAGTCGCCTTGAGATGGCTGGCGAGCAGTCCGCGGATGTTGCCGTCCCAGTGCATGGCCGCCACCACCAGCCGGTTACGCAGGTGGAAATAGGCCTGCCAGTCGATGGCGTCGTCCTTGTCACTCCAGGCCATGTGCCAGATCGCCGCACCGGGCAGCGTGACGGTGGGGTAACCGTGTTCGCCGGCGCGCAGGCCGTAGTCGGCGTCGTCCCACTTGATGAACAACGGCAGCGGCTGACCGAGCTCCTCGGCCACCGACCGCGGGATCATGCACATCCACCAGCCGTTGTAGTCGACGTCGATCCGGCGGTGCAGCAGCCTGCTGCGGTATTCCTCTTCGTCGTTGAGCGGGTATTTGGCGAAGTTGTGGTCGTACTCGGTGTTGACGGCGTTGGTCCACATGAAATTCGCCTGGTCGACCATCTCGCCCATCACATGCAGGTGACTCGGCTCCTGCAGGTTGAGCATCTGGCCGCCGACCAGCGTGGGGGTCTTGGCGAAGCGGTTGAAGGCCAGCGCCCGCAGGATCGAGTCCGGCTCGATGCGGATGTCGTCGTCCATGAACAGGATCTGTTCGCAGTCGGTGTTTTTCAGCGCCTCGTACATCACCCGGCTGTAACCGCCGGACCCACCGAGGTTGGGCTGGTTGTGAATCGAGAGCCGGTCGCCCAGAGCCGCGGCCGCAGCTGCGAAATCCGGGTGGTCCTTGGCTTTCTGAGTGCCCTGATCGGACACGATCACGGCGCTGATCACCTCGTCGACCAACGGATCCGACGTCAGCGCCGCCAGGGCGTTCACACAGTCGGCGGGCCGGTTGAAAGTCGGGATGCCGACCGCGACATGCGCGCGCCCGGGGGCAGCGGTGGGCGCGTACCACCCGGCGTGGTGCACGGTCACCGCCGTGTCGGTGGTGATGTCGAACCAGATCCAGCCGCCGTCTTCGAACGGGTCGAGACCGATCTCGAATTCGGCGACCCCCACGCTGCCGGGGTCGCCCGTCACATGGGTGCCCCCAACAGTGATCCGCGCGCCGGTGGCCTTGGACCGGTAGACGTCCACCCGCGCGGTGCCGGTCAGTTCGACCCGTAGCACCACCGATTGCACGGTCGACCACCGGCGCCAGTAGCTGGCCGGGAAGGCGTTGAAGTACGTCGCGAACGACACTTCGGACTCTTGGCCGATCTCCAGCGTGGTGCGGGTGCTGGCATGGGCACGACGGGCGTTGGTGTCCGACTCTTCGATGTAGAGCTTGCGGACGTCCAGCGGCTCGCCGGGGCGGGGCAGGATGACGCGGGCGAGCAGGCTGACCGCCCGCGACTCACTCGCGTCGAGCGCGCCGGATGGGATGTCACTCATGGGTGTGCACTTCCTGTGGCTGTCTCGCCCAACGGTGCACCATCGATGAGGTGCGGCGCCAGGATGTTGTCGTACATGTTGAGCGCACTGGCGATCGCCATGTGCATGTCGAGGTACTGATAGGTGCCGAGCCGGCCCCCGAAAAGCACCTTCGACTCCGCGGTTTCGTCCCTGGCTTTGGCGCGGTAGGTGGCCAGCAGTTCCCGATCGGATTCGGTGTTGATCGGGTAGTACGGTTCGTCGTTGTCCTCGGCGAAGCGGGAGAACTCCCGCATGATGACCGTCTTGTCCGTGGGGTAGTCCCGTTCGGGATGGAAGTGCCGGAACTCGTGGATGCGGGTGAAGGGCACGTCCGGGTCGTTGTAGTTCATCACCGGGGTGCCCTGGAAGTCGCCGGTGGCGAGTACGTCGACTTCGAAATCCAGTGTGCGCCAACCGAGTCGGCCTTCGGCATAGTCGAAGTAACGATCCAGCGGCCCGGTGTAGACCACCGGCGCCGACGGGCTCTCCGCGCGCAGGCCGTCACGCACGTCGAACCAGTCGGTGTCCAGGCGCACCTCGATCCGGTCGTCGGCGGCCATGTTCTGCAACCAGGCGGTGTACCCGTCGACGGGCAGACCTTCGTAGGTGTCGTTGAAGTAGCGATTGTCGAAGGTGTAGCGCACCGGCAACCTGTTGATGACAGCAGCGGGCAGTTCCACCGGATCGGTTTGCCACTGTTTGGCGGTGTAGCCCTTGACGAACGCTTCGTAGAGCGGGCGTCCGATCAGGGAGATCGCCTTCTCCTCGAGGTTCTGCGCTTCGGCGGTCGCGATCTCGGAGGACTGCTCCTTGATCAGCGCCCGGGCTTCGTCGGGGGTGAAGTAGCGCCCGAAGAACTGTGAGACCAGGCCCAGCCCCATCGGGAACTGGTAGGCCTGCCCGGCGTGCATCGCATACACCCGATGTTGGTAGCCGGTGAACTCGGTGAACTGACGTACGTAGTCCCACACCCGCTTGTTGGAGGTGTGGAACAGATGGGCGCCGTATTTGTGGACTTCGATGCCGGTCTGCGGTTCGGCCTCGGAGTAGGCGTTGCCGCCGATGTGGGACCGCCGTTCGACGACGAGCACTCGTTTGTCGAGCTGGGTCGCGACGCGCTCGGCGATTGTCAGGCCGAAGAATCCGGACCCGACAATTATGAGGTCATAGCGCCCGTCGGGCTGGGGGCGCCTCCCGCGTGCGGGGGTGGGCGTAGAGACCCGCGGTTCAGGTGCAGTCATCGGCAGCTAGGGTATCCGACCGCGACGCCGGGACCGATCGGGCCGCGCGGCCCGACACCCGAGCGCAAACTCATCGTTACCCGCCGCCGACGCGTCAACCCGCTGCCCCGGCGCTCTCACCAGGACCGCCCCGGTCGCGGCCCGGCAACGACGCAGTTCGGGCCAGGTCGCGATTCGTTCACGATTAGGTCTCGTCACTCTGGACCCACTAGTCACGGCCGTACCATCGAGCACGTTGGCTAACCAACAACACGTAGTCCAGATATTGAGGAGACTTCCGTGCCGAACCGACGTCGACGCAAGCTCTCGACAGCCATGAGCGCAGTCGCCGCCCTGGCAGTCACGAGTCCATTTGCAGTTGTTGCTGTCACCGGCCTGTCCACGCAGGGTTCCGACCACGATCAAAGCGGCCCGCAACAGCGGGAATTCACCCAGGCCGCAATGGTCACCGACCTGCCTAACGAACTGATCTCGGCGTTGTCCCAGGGGTTGTCGCAGTTCGGCATCACGGTGCCGCCGCTGCCGACGGGCCTCAGCCCGGCGGGTGCCATGCCGTCGGCGACCGGGCTCACCAGCCCCGCGCTGAGCACCCCCGGCCTGACGACGCCGTCGCTGAGCACGCCGGGGTTGACCACCCCGGGACTGAGCACGCCAGGTCTGACCACCCCGGGACTGAGCACGCCTGGTCTGACCACCCCGGGACTGTCCACACCGGGGCTGTCAACACCTTCGCTGACAGCCACCGGCCCGTCGCTCACTGACGCCGGCCTGACCAACCCGGCGCTGACAAACCCGGCGTTGACCAGCCCGACCGTGCCGGGACTCGGCGTGCCCGATCCGGCGCTGACCGTGCCGGGTGCGGTGGGGGTGTCCTCCCCGGGCCTGGGCCTGGGGTTGCCGAGCGAGACCCCGATCAGCGCACCCATCGGGCTGGACCCGATGGCCGGCACCTACCCGATCCTCGGCGATCCGTCGCTGGGTCTGGGCGTGCCGACCGCGGCGACCGGTGGCGGCGGCCTGATCAGCGATCTGAGCAGCGCAGCTCAGTCACTTGGTGCGGGCCAGGCCATCGACCTGCTCAAGGGTGTGGTCATGCCCGGCATCATGGGGGCGATCAAGTCAGCTCAACCCGCCGCCGCCGCAGCTCCGCTGCCTCCCGCACCGCCGGTGCCGAGCGCCTGACCGTCCTCACATAACTGAAGAGCCTGATACCAAACGGCACCGCAGGGGTGGGCTCACCCCGACCCCCCTCGAGCCCACATTTCCCTGCGGTGCCGTTGCACGTTCACATTCTTCACGCGAGTGCCGTGTTGAAACTCCAGTAACAGCTGACCCATACGTAACATCAGGCCGTGCCACGTCGCCGTCCCGCACCACTTCTACTACTCACCGCCATCGCGGCGTCAGTAGTCCTTGTCCCGTGGGCCATTGACGGCGTGCCCCCTGGCGTCGACGTACCCCAGGCGGCCGATACCCGGCTCATCGAGGAACCCCTGGCAGGCCTCGGCGGTGGGGAAACCATCCGCGAACTCTCGCAGGACACCCCGTTCTCGATGGTCGCACTCACCGGCGACGACCTGACCGGCACCGAAGCCAAGGTCCGCGCCAAACAGGGCGACGGGTCCTGGGGCCCCTGGTACGACACCGAAACGCTGGAGGGACCCAACTCCGAGGACGCCGCAGGCGGTCACCGCCGCGGCACCGACCCGGTGTTCGTCGGCCTCACCACGGCAGTGCAGATCGCAGTCACCCGACCGCCCGGCGCGCCGGTCACCACGGTACCGCCGGAGCAGCCCGACAGCGGCGCGCTCGGGTACGTGCCCGCCTCCACCGAACGCTCCCTGGCGCAGAACATGTCGGCCATCCTGATCACCCCGCCGCAGGCGCCACCGGATGTGGGCTTCACCCCGCCGGTCGGTGTGCTGGCCCCCGGCCAGCCGCCCAGCGTCATCAGCCGGGCGCAGTGGGGTGCCGACGAGTCGCTCAAGTGCGGAAACCCCCGCTACGACAAGAGTGTCCGTGCCGCCGTCGTCCACCACACCGCCGGCAGCAACGACTACGCACCCGAGGATTCCGCGGCGATGGTCCGCGCGGCCTACGCGTACCACACCCGCACCCTGGGCTGGTGCGACATCGCCTACAACGCCCTGGTCGACAAATACGGGCAGGTGTTCGAGGGCCGCGCAGGCGGACTGGACCGGCCCGTCGAGGGCTCCCACACCGGCGGCTTCAACACCGACACCTGGGGAGTCGCGATGATCGGTGACTTCCGGGTTGTCCCGCCCACTGACATCCTGGTCCGGACCGTCGGCCGACTGTTGGGCTGGCGGCTCGGCCTGGACCACGTCGACCCGAAGAATTTTGTGCAGCTGACCTCGGCCGGAGGGGCCTACACGCACTTCCCCCGCGGCTTCACGCCGACCCTGCCGACGATCTTCACCCACCGCGACGTCGGCAACACCGAGTGCCCGGGCGACGCCGCATATGCCGCCATGAACCAGATCCGCGACATCGCGGCACGATTCAACGACCAGCCGGGCCCCATGACCCTCGAGGACCGGCTTCGCGGCGGAGCCATCCACAGCAAGTGGAAGCGGATGGGCGGGGAAATCAGCCCGCTCGGAGCACCGCGGGGCCCCGAGGCTGCGGCGACGGGCAACGCCCGGTACGTGAGCTTCACCCGGGGCGCCATCTACTGGTCACCCGAGAGTGGTGCCCAACCCGTCGGCGGCGCCATTTACGACGCCTGGGCGTCGCTGGGTTATGAACGCGGCCTGCTGGGCCTGCCGACCAGCGGTGAAATCCGCGAACCGCAATGGATCAAGCAGAACTTCCAGCACGGCACGCTGAACTTCGACCGGGAGACCGGCCTGGTGACACGAGTGGTCGACGGTGTCGCACAGGAGCTGCCGCCCCTGGGCCCGGAGGGCCCGCCGGTGCAGCTGGAGCGCTTCACCCCGATCCGGCTCGACTAGCTGCGGCGTTCGCTGTCAGCCCCACCAGCGTTCGAGCACCTGGGCCAGACCATCCTCGTAGTTCGGCGCGGTCACCTCGTCGGCAGCGGCCATCGCCTCCGGATGAGCGTTGCCCATGGCGACACCGCGGCCCGCCCATCGCAGCATCGGCACGTCGTTGGGCATGTCACCGAAGGTGATGATCTGCCGGGCAGACACGCCCAGCGGGGTGGCCACCTCCTCGACACCGGTGGCCTTGCTGATGCCCAACGGGACGATCTCGATGAGGCCGTTATTGGTGCTGTAGGTGATATCGCCCTCGATACCGATGTGCTTGGCGAGCTCGGCAGCCATCTCGGCGCTGCTCGCACCCGCCTTGCGGATCAGCAGCTTGACGGCCGGCGCGCTGAGCAGATCCTCGATAGACACCTCGGTGTTGTCCGGGTTCAGCCAGGCGTGCTCGTAGCCCGGTGAGCTGACGAACTGCGGAGTCGCGGCGTCATGGGCGCTGCGGCCGACACGCTCCACCGCCAGGCCGGCCCCGGGAATCACCCGCAACGCGATTTCTGAAAGCGCGCCGAGTACGTCCGAGGACAACGTGCGTGCCGACAGAATCCGGTCGGTGGCGGGGTCGTAGAGCACTGCCCCGTTGGCGCACACCGACATCGGGGCGAACCCCAACGCATCCACCACCGGGTGTATCCAGCGCGGCGGCCGCCCGGTGGCGAGCACGAACGTCGTACCGGCGTCCACAGCCGCGAGCACCGCGTCACGGGTCCGGTCGGTGATGTTCTCGTCGTTGTCGAGCAGGGTGCCGTCGACGTCGGTGGCGATCAGGGTCGGTGCCTCACCGCTGCTCAATCTCGTCCCGCCTGCCTGCGCGCTCGCTCTGCGAGCTCCGCCTGATCCAGCACTGTTGCCTCCTCGGGCGTCGGCGCGGTCCCACCGAGGCGCCGCGGCACCCAGTACTCACCGTCGCCATGTTCATAGTCACGTTGTACCCGATCCAGAACCGCGGTCATCGCCGCGCGGATCGAGCCGTTGGCCGCCTCAGCAGGCCCAGCCGGCGCCAACGCTGGGCCCACTGCGACAGTAATCGGAAAGTTGTTGTGTCCCAACTTCTTCGGTTGATCCTTGGTCCAGATGCGTTGGCCACCCCACACAATCAGTGGCACGACGGGCACCTGAGCCTCCACCGACATCCTCGCCGCACCCGTCTTGAAGCCCTTCAATTCGAAGCTGCGACTGATCGTCGCCTCCGGGAACACCCCCACCAGTTCACCTTCCCGCAGTCGCGCCACCGCCGTGACATACGCATCAGCCCCAGCTCGACGGTTGACGGGGATGGTCTTGGTGTGGGTGATCAGAAAATTGACCAGCTTCACTTGTGTCATCTCGGCTTTGATCATGAAACGCATCCGGCGGCTGCGCCGTTTCGCGGCCAGCGCCGCGAACAACCAGTCGGTATAGCTGATGTGGTTGATCGCCACCACCGCCCCGCCGGTCTGCGGGATGTGTTCGAGGCCGTCGAAGGTGATCTCGGTACCGAACACTCTGACGACGACCTCAGCCGCGATCTCGAGAGTTCGGTAAACCGGCTCCATTCCACCTACTCCGGCCCTGGCCGATCAGCTCGGGCCTGAGCACGTCGGGCGGCCTCCTCGGCATCCATCTGCGCCGCCTCGGCCAGTGTGGGAGCGCCGCCACCGAGTCGGTGCGGCACCCAGAACTCCCCGGGCGGGTACGGGCCATAGGCGTCCTGGACGCGTTCGAGGAGGTGCTGCATCCGCGAATGCAGCAGATGGGTGAGCTCGGGGGCGGGCAGCGTGGGCATGATCGGTTCGCCGACGGCGATGCTGATCGGCACCTTGGGTCGCCACATCTTCTTGGGATGGTCCTTGGTCCAGATCCGCTGGGCGCCCCAGACGATGTGCGGGACGATCGGCACATCCGCGGCGATCGCCATCCGCGCCGCCCCGGACTTGAACTCCTTGATCTCGAAGCTCCGGCTGATCGTCGCTTCGGGGTACACCCCGACGAGCTCCCCCTCCTTGAGCCGCTGACACGCCAAGTCGAAGGAT
Proteins encoded:
- the glf gene encoding UDP-galactopyranose mutase — encoded protein: MTAPEPRVSTPTPARGRRPQPDGRYDLIIVGSGFFGLTIAERVATQLDKRVLVVERRSHIGGNAYSEAEPQTGIEVHKYGAHLFHTSNKRVWDYVRQFTEFTGYQHRVYAMHAGQAYQFPMGLGLVSQFFGRYFTPDEARALIKEQSSEIATAEAQNLEEKAISLIGRPLYEAFVKGYTAKQWQTDPVELPAAVINRLPVRYTFDNRYFNDTYEGLPVDGYTAWLQNMAADDRIEVRLDTDWFDVRDGLRAESPSAPVVYTGPLDRYFDYAEGRLGWRTLDFEVDVLATGDFQGTPVMNYNDPDVPFTRIHEFRHFHPERDYPTDKTVIMREFSRFAEDNDEPYYPINTESDRELLATYRAKARDETAESKVLFGGRLGTYQYLDMHMAIASALNMYDNILAPHLIDGAPLGETATGSAHP
- a CDS encoding phosphatase PAP2 family protein, with the protein product MPEAGIPEAPPVLVPPAGEDALLVAIQSALAPRPGVLPAATALSHFGEHAQGWLALAALGAVLRPQNRRAYVTAGVGALAAHAAAIAIKLAVGRRRPDHPAIAVNVGTPSKLSFPSAHATSSTAAAVLLGKASGLPLPAVIVPPMVLSRLVLGVHYPSDVATGVAVGGVVATLTSRIGRRMKESGS
- a CDS encoding glycosyltransferase, yielding MSDIPSGALDASESRAVSLLARVILPRPGEPLDVRKLYIEESDTNARRAHASTRTTLEIGQESEVSFATYFNAFPASYWRRWSTVQSVVLRVELTGTARVDVYRSKATGARITVGGTHVTGDPGSVGVAEFEIGLDPFEDGGWIWFDITTDTAVTVHHAGWYAPTAAPGRAHVAVGIPTFNRPADCVNALAALTSDPLVDEVISAVIVSDQGTQKAKDHPDFAAAAAALGDRLSIHNQPNLGGSGGYSRVMYEALKNTDCEQILFMDDDIRIEPDSILRALAFNRFAKTPTLVGGQMLNLQEPSHLHVMGEMVDQANFMWTNAVNTEYDHNFAKYPLNDEEEYRSRLLHRRIDVDYNGWWMCMIPRSVAEELGQPLPLFIKWDDADYGLRAGEHGYPTVTLPGAAIWHMAWSDKDDAIDWQAYFHLRNRLVVAAMHWDGNIRGLLASHLKATFKHLLCLEYSTVAIQNKAMDDFLAGPEHIFSILESALPDVRSMRQQYPDAVVLPSATALPAPSDKRWRRKVTIPTGPAAISWRLARGVLHQLTEQDPEHHRRPQINVATQDARWFSLCRVDGVTVTTADGRGVVYRQRDREKMFTLLSESVKRQARLARKFNRMRREYRAALPVLTSKQKWETVLLDSSPEASNA
- a CDS encoding decaprenyl-phosphate phosphoribosyltransferase: MSEEAAPVAGPPKNLASGIVKAVRPRQWVKNLLVLAAPLAALGGDVRYDYLEVLTRVGIAFVVFCLAASCVYLVNDARDVEADRAHPTKRFRPIAAGVVPENLAYVLSVVLGVASLAISWFTAPNLALVMAVYIVIQLAYCFGLKHQAVLDICIVSSGFLIRAIAGGVAADIPLSRWFLLVMAFGSLFMAAGKRYAELQLAERTGAKIRKSLESYTSSYLRFVWTLAATSVVLCYGLWAFERDGGGGSWFAVSMVPFTIAILRYAIDIDGGQAGEPEDIALRDRVLQFLALAWIGSIGAAAVLN
- a CDS encoding alpha/beta hydrolase → MKLAAAAGAILLLPALVSTPTAAAFSRPGLPVEYLDVYSAAMGRNVRVQFQGAAPGAPNPSKAVYLLDGLRAQDDYSGWDINTAAFEWFSDSGIATVMPVGGQSSFYSDWYSPSNFNNQPYTYKWETFLTSELPTYLASAKDVSPNGNAVVGLSMSGGAALILAAYHPGQFRYAASLSGFLNPSTPFMKQAIRVAMLDAGGYNVDNMWGAPWDPAWKRNDPLEQVQRLVGNGTRLWIYCAPGGPPVDENADPGQALSASSLETLAIGSNRRFQERYTQAGGHNATFEFPPTGNHSWGYWGGQLQAMKPDLIATLTS
- a CDS encoding N-acetylmuramoyl-L-alanine amidase codes for the protein MPRRRPAPLLLLTAIAASVVLVPWAIDGVPPGVDVPQAADTRLIEEPLAGLGGGETIRELSQDTPFSMVALTGDDLTGTEAKVRAKQGDGSWGPWYDTETLEGPNSEDAAGGHRRGTDPVFVGLTTAVQIAVTRPPGAPVTTVPPEQPDSGALGYVPASTERSLAQNMSAILITPPQAPPDVGFTPPVGVLAPGQPPSVISRAQWGADESLKCGNPRYDKSVRAAVVHHTAGSNDYAPEDSAAMVRAAYAYHTRTLGWCDIAYNALVDKYGQVFEGRAGGLDRPVEGSHTGGFNTDTWGVAMIGDFRVVPPTDILVRTVGRLLGWRLGLDHVDPKNFVQLTSAGGAYTHFPRGFTPTLPTIFTHRDVGNTECPGDAAYAAMNQIRDIAARFNDQPGPMTLEDRLRGGAIHSKWKRMGGEISPLGAPRGPEAAATGNARYVSFTRGAIYWSPESGAQPVGGAIYDAWASLGYERGLLGLPTSGEIREPQWIKQNFQHGTLNFDRETGLVTRVVDGVAQELPPLGPEGPPVQLERFTPIRLD
- the zomB gene encoding flagellar motor control protein ZomB, translated to MPRPSSTDPSARPARISLWVGVVVVAALFGWGAWQRRWIADDGLIVLRTVRNLLAGNGPVFNAGERVEANTSTLWTYLTYVGALVSGPVRLEYVVLVLALVLSVAGVVLVMLGTARLYAISLQGRRALLLPAGVLVYIAIPPARDFATSGLENGLVLSYLGLLWWMLVCWAQAPRTAAARGSAAGDAAGPRFTAALSFVAGLSVLVRPELALIGGAALVLMLVAARSWRTRLLIVLAGGLLPVGYQIFRMGYYALIVPGTAVAKDASGAKWSQGWVYLTNFNQPYLLWIPALLLVALGAVLLVGRTRTSGVRGDTPRGYGRLARTVQSPTAIVIFFLVSGLLQGIYWVRQGGDFMHGRVLLAPVFCVLAPVSVIPLLLPEPSASQQSLSTRRSTVSREAGYALAGVTAVLWVAVIGWSLWAANSPGMGKDATRVTYTGIVDERRFYAQATGKAHPLTAADYLDYPRMRSMLVAIENTPDGALLLPAGNYDVWDVVPAYPPPPGMTEAEARARIGPHTVFFTNMGMTSMNVGLDVRVIDQIGLANPLAAHTQRLEDGRIGHDKNLYPDWAIAEGPFLKDKDWIPSYVDERWIKQAEAALKCPATEAVLASVRDPLGPRKFLSNLVHAYQYTQYRIDRVPAYELLRCGLDEPDLGVTPYTGLPASGP